Within Sorghum bicolor cultivar BTx623 chromosome 2, Sorghum_bicolor_NCBIv3, whole genome shotgun sequence, the genomic segment AGCTGCCTTTAGCACCTCCATCAGAGACATATGCGGCCACTCTGATAAGGGGACTAGTTGAAGGAAAGCAACTGGATGCGGACGGAGCTGCCAACTACATCAATGCTTGTGCTGCAAAAGGCCTGTGAAGCCTGCTTCAGCGTGTGCTTTGTACAGCCAGTAGGTAGTAGTAAGGATACACTATTCGCTAGCGTGAGGACCGGGAGTGTTGGACAAGCTTCGTTCTTTGCGAGTGGAGAACTTGGATCCAATTTGAATTGGGCAGGATGATTCGATCTTGCCCGCTTGGTCATTGGTGAATGGTGGGTCTCCCCTGTTAGGTTGATTCTGGGAGAAACACTAGCTATGTCGGGGTGGAGCAACACTAGTTGCAGATTGCAGCAGGTGCTCTCACTGCACTAGCATCGTTCTTGTCTGACATACCGTAGTATTTGGATGGCATGCCGGTGGTGTTATTTTGTATTGTTACTGCCTCATGTTAATCTGTTGCCTGGATTTAGGGTGTATTTGGGAGGGCTCCTCCAGAGGAGCTAGAGTTATTTTTAGAGCCACATGGCTTCTCGAAAATGGCTTtggtttctctttttttttcactgtAAAATAGTGCCAAATGGCTCCTAGCAAATTGTTTGGCAGAGGAGCTCTACCAAATGGGGTCTTGCTttactggtggtggtggtggtgggcagCGTAATACCCACTTGCCGAGCGACGTAGCTTCGTTATTTCATTTCCATGCACTTCAACATATATAAGGAAATGTTATCAATTACTATGTGATAcagatattttccttttttttacacCATACATACCTACAtatttcaatcatatcagaaagcagttttccttttctttccctAGTACAGTTATATTTGTTCTTGCCACTTCAGTTGCCAATGTTCATTGCAACCACGCCCTCCCCAACCGTGCCACGCCAAATCTCAACGTCTAGATTTTAGCCATGTCGGTTAATCCTTCGCCGTGGTTAACAGGGTATTAAGCGGCTTCGGCTTTGGCTCCCCCTGAATCCTGGAAAGACGTAGCAAGGCAGTACATTTTCTGCGTAGGAAaacttttttttggcaaaaaataCAAATGTATATAAGTGATGTGGAAGTTTTTTTTAATTACACAGTACAACATAGCCATCCACACACGCACGCACACTCATTCTTATGAACACATGTACGTAAAGCCGATTCATAAAGTCATCACAGGTGCCTCCGAAAGAAAACCAACCAATTGATCTATAATTCgcaagtaaggccttgtttagttgcaaaaaaaattgtagaatggtcactatagtattttcgtttgtattgataaatattgtctaatcatggactaactaggctcaaaagattcgtttcgcaaattacagacaaactgtgtaattaattatttttatctatatttaatgttctatatatgtgccataagattcgatatgacggaaatattaaaaaatatgcaaaattttttagaagtaaacaaggccgtcTTTTTTGTTTTATGGTCTTTTTTGAAAGATTCTCACAAGTATGTCTATTTTAGTTTGATTTGAGAATCTAGACCCAGGGCTTGATGTCAATAGCGCCAAGTTAACACATCTTGGCGGCAGTACCATTGGCGGCAAGCTCCTAAACCACGTGGGGGTCAATACAGAGCTGGCAGTGACGTGTCAGGCACCTTGGCGCCGTCAAAACCGGCGTCAAGATTTATGACGCCAAGCCTGCCGTTAATGGCACTGGCGTCAAGATGTGTTAGCTTGGTGCCATTGACAATGGCGTCAAGCCCTGAGTCTAGATTCTAAAATTAAACTAAAAAAAAGCGTAGTTGTgagaatctttaaaaaaaaccagaaaacaaaaaaaaacggtAAACAAGGTCTAATATGGAAGTAAAAAATTTGCCCGGTGCTTGACTATGGGCCTATGGGGCTATGGCCTTGTTGCCCGGCTGGCTCGAGAAGTCCTTGCTGTTGCTGGGTCGCCTTCACGGCTTCCTCCCCTGTCCGGCTGTCCTGGTCTCCTGGACTCCTCGTGGAGCTCTCTCCTGGACTGGACTCCTGTAGTGACGTGGATGGTTGAGGTCCAACCACCTTTTTTGTCGCGAAAGATACTTGAGCAGCTGATCTCTGATCTACTCCGTATTTAACTGTGTTGCAAAGGAAGAAGGGCGCTGCCATGCCAAGCAGCAATGGCTTCCAATGATGAGCAGCAGCCGCCAATACATATTCTCTTCTTCCCGTATATTGCGCCTGGCCACCTCATACCGGTGGCGGCCATGGCCGCCCTCTTTGCTTCACGTGGTGGCGTCAAGTGCACCATACTCACCACTCCCGTAAACGCCACCGTCATCCGCTCGGCCGTCGACAAGGCCAACAACTCCTTCCGCGGGACCTCCGCCCTGGCGATCCACATCTCCACCATCCCCTTCCCTGATGTCGGACTCCCGCCGGGCGTCGAGAGCGTTGTCGGCATCTCCTCAGAGTCCGACCTCCACAAGTTGCTGGAAGGGGTCCAGCGCCTCCGCGAGCCCTTGGATCGGTTCCTGGCCGATCACCGCCACCCCCGCCCCGACGCCGTCGTGGTCGACAGCTTCTACCTGTGGGCCGCCGACGTCGCCGCCGAGCACGGCATCCCACGGCTGTCTTTCCTCGGGAGCAGCCTGTTCGCCCGGGCCTGTAACGAGTCCTTGCTGCGCCACAACCCGTTCGCGCTCGCTCCGGATGACCCCGACGCCGTCGTGTCCCTGCCGGAGCTGCCGCACCGCGTCGCGATGAGGCGCAGACAGGTGATGGACCCAAGAAAGGACCAGCTGGAGTGGGAATACAACCAGCTCGTGCACGCCGCGGACCGGAGGAGCTACGGCGAGGTGTTCAACAGCTTCGCCGAGCTGGAGCCGGACTACGTCGAGCACTACCGCACGACGCTCGGCCGCCGTGTGTGGCTGGTTGGCCCGGTCGCCCACGCCAACGCCTTCGCCTTCGCcggcgaggacgaggacgaggacatgGCGCCCGGCGCGGACAGGTGCCTGCGGTGGCTCGACGAGAAGCCACGCGGCTCAGTTGTGTACCTCGCATTCGGCACACTAGCCCATTTCTCGGCGGCGGAGCTGCGGGAGGTGGCGCGCGGCCTGCAGCTGTCCGGCAAGAATTTCCTGTGGGTCATGAAGGGTGGAGGAGCGGACACGGCGGAGGACGCATCGGAATGGATGCCCGAAGGCTTCGCCGAGCTGCTGATTGACGTCGGAGCACGCGGCCTCATCTTCCAGGGTTGGGCTCCGCAGAGGCTTATCCTCGAGCACTCCGCCGTCGGTGGGTTCGTGACGCACTGTGGATGGAACTCGGTGCTGGAGGCCGTCAGCGCTGGGGTGCCGCTGGTGACGTTGCCACGGTACGCCGACCAGTTCTATAACGAGAAGCTCGTCGTCGAGTTGCTCAAGATGGGGGTCGATGTCGATGCCGGCGACTATGTCTCCCCGTTTGAGGTCCGCCGCGAGGTGATCAGCGGTGAGAAGATCGCGGAAGGGATTGACAGAGTGATGGGTGGGAACCAAGAGGCCGAGGCGATAAGGAAAAACGCTATGGAGCTCCGTCGGAAGGCTAGGAGCGCAACTGACAAGGGCGGCACTTCGTATGACGATGTCGGCAAGCTCATCCACGAGTTGATGGCTTGCCGGAGATCTCTCCAAAATAGCCATTTACATGCGAATTAGCGAATAGAATGATCTATGCAGCGCAACACCTAGAGACGtcggttttagatttttttggcTCCAATAGTTGGCTGTCACATAGATTTGTCAGTTTTGCTTAGTCAAGAAGTTTCTTTTGTTTCCATAGTCGTGTGAGCGGTTGTGTGCTCAAATTTGGACTTTGTAATAATTGGTCTAAATCTACTTTTGGTAGATGAAGCCGGATATTTTAtctattatctaaaaaaatgagCGATTTGCATATAAACATTTCCCAGAGTTTCAGGGGTTATTACAGGTATATCAGGTATTTCTTTTACAGCCTATATTTCCACAATCACAGGCTCAGTTGCTCTAACCAAACAACCTTATATTTTTTCCGCAGTCCACAGCTCACAAACAGCTCATAGCTCAACCAAATAGGACTTAGATAGCGATGATCAAGTGGCTTGGAACGGAAATAGGCAAAAGTTAAAGACATGTAAAACATGAGTAGATCATTGTAAGCATAAATCTTGTGTTTGTTAAGATCTGACACATATCTTGTTTTCTTCAAGAAGCTGTAGCTGTTC encodes:
- the LOC110432300 gene encoding scopoletin glucosyltransferase-like, coding for MASNDEQQPPIHILFFPYIAPGHLIPVAAMAALFASRGGVKCTILTTPVNATVIRSAVDKANNSFRGTSALAIHISTIPFPDVGLPPGVESVVGISSESDLHKLLEGVQRLREPLDRFLADHRHPRPDAVVVDSFYLWAADVAAEHGIPRLSFLGSSLFARACNESLLRHNPFALAPDDPDAVVSLPELPHRVAMRRRQVMDPRKDQLEWEYNQLVHAADRRSYGEVFNSFAELEPDYVEHYRTTLGRRVWLVGPVAHANAFAFAGEDEDEDMAPGADRCLRWLDEKPRGSVVYLAFGTLAHFSAAELREVARGLQLSGKNFLWVMKGGGADTAEDASEWMPEGFAELLIDVGARGLIFQGWAPQRLILEHSAVGGFVTHCGWNSVLEAVSAGVPLVTLPRYADQFYNEKLVVELLKMGVDVDAGDYVSPFEVRREVISGEKIAEGIDRVMGGNQEAEAIRKNAMELRRKARSATDKGGTSYDDVGKLIHELMACRRSLQNSHLHAN